One stretch of Lysinibacter cavernae DNA includes these proteins:
- a CDS encoding MMPL family transporter — protein MKHHTEAAGHPLEHANNRGAHEGRRRPPRWLRITIPAVLIVAWFAVGAVGGPYFGKVSEVSSNDQTTYLPDSAEATQVQKSLDGFRDGSSIPAVILVTSDSALTATQTDAISDAVAAAEQVNGVLGGSPATVSDDGKAAQAVVLINTDATISAVVSSLSDTVSKDLPKGLSVYFAGPAVFTSDLTKAFSGIDGLLVGVALLAVFVILIIVYRSPLLPLIVLGTSVFALSGTILVVWWLAKAGVFLLNGQVQGILFILVIGAATDYSLLVVSRFREALRDFPTTWDAALAAIRGSIEPIAASGGTVIAGLLCLLLSDLNSNRALGPVATVGILVSMLASMTFLPALLMWAGRAAFWPRRPAFGSQHPALSGPTATGLWPRVGRFVSAKPRLIWVASTLVLLAACAAVPQLKASGVPQSDLVLGESMARDGQVALAEHFPAGAGSPALILVPEGSLDAAVSYLKTADGVNSVVAAARDSPSGTLPVGVPQAALPPVFHGIEPTVSDGNVLLQATLSDTADSDAAETTIRDLRSGLHSDVSEDILVGGPTATAVDSNDASIHDRNLIIPVVLVVILLILMALLRAVVAPILLLASVVLSFGTALGVSALVFNHVFRFPGADPAVPLYAFIFLVALSIDYNIFLMTRVREESIAHGTRNGILRGLSATGGVITSAGVVLAATFAALGVIPILFLAQIAFIVAFGVLLDTVVVRSLLIPALTYDIGPKIWWPSKLAHESRERQPAASVPASTNHG, from the coding sequence GTGAAGCATCACACCGAGGCCGCCGGACACCCACTTGAGCACGCCAACAACAGAGGCGCTCACGAGGGGAGGCGCAGGCCGCCTCGATGGTTGCGCATCACCATTCCCGCCGTGCTCATCGTCGCGTGGTTTGCGGTTGGTGCCGTTGGCGGTCCCTACTTTGGCAAGGTCAGCGAAGTTTCGAGCAACGACCAGACCACGTATCTACCCGACAGCGCCGAGGCGACGCAGGTGCAGAAATCGCTTGACGGGTTCCGTGACGGGAGCTCAATTCCTGCCGTCATCCTTGTCACCTCCGATTCGGCTCTGACCGCCACACAAACCGACGCGATTAGCGACGCCGTTGCCGCAGCTGAACAGGTTAACGGGGTGCTTGGAGGCTCGCCAGCGACCGTGTCAGACGATGGAAAAGCGGCCCAGGCCGTCGTGCTTATCAACACGGATGCCACGATCAGCGCCGTGGTCAGCTCGCTCAGTGACACGGTGAGCAAGGATCTCCCGAAGGGACTCAGCGTGTACTTTGCTGGCCCCGCCGTGTTCACCTCTGACCTCACCAAGGCATTCTCTGGAATCGACGGGCTGCTTGTTGGGGTAGCTCTCCTCGCCGTGTTTGTGATCCTCATCATCGTCTATCGTTCGCCGCTCCTTCCGCTGATCGTTCTTGGTACGAGTGTGTTTGCCCTATCGGGCACCATCCTTGTGGTGTGGTGGCTTGCGAAGGCAGGCGTGTTCCTGCTCAACGGCCAGGTGCAGGGCATTCTCTTTATCCTCGTGATCGGTGCCGCGACCGACTACTCGCTGCTCGTGGTTTCGCGGTTTCGCGAGGCGCTCAGAGACTTCCCAACCACCTGGGATGCGGCCCTTGCCGCGATCAGGGGTTCCATCGAGCCCATCGCGGCGAGCGGAGGCACGGTGATTGCTGGGCTGCTGTGCCTGCTGCTGAGCGATCTTAACAGCAACAGGGCGCTTGGCCCGGTCGCGACGGTTGGCATCCTCGTCTCGATGCTCGCCTCGATGACGTTCCTTCCTGCGCTCTTGATGTGGGCAGGGCGCGCGGCGTTCTGGCCTCGACGTCCGGCGTTCGGCTCGCAGCACCCGGCGCTTTCCGGGCCGACAGCAACCGGACTATGGCCACGTGTTGGTCGATTCGTTTCGGCCAAACCCCGCCTCATCTGGGTGGCGAGCACGCTTGTACTGCTTGCTGCCTGCGCTGCGGTGCCGCAGCTCAAGGCGAGCGGTGTTCCGCAGAGTGATCTGGTGCTTGGGGAATCAATGGCTCGCGACGGCCAGGTTGCCCTCGCTGAGCATTTCCCAGCCGGCGCTGGGAGCCCTGCCCTCATCCTTGTGCCTGAGGGCTCTCTGGATGCCGCGGTCAGTTATCTCAAGACAGCCGACGGAGTGAACAGCGTCGTCGCCGCAGCGCGTGACTCGCCATCGGGTACTCTCCCCGTCGGGGTTCCTCAAGCTGCGCTGCCCCCGGTCTTTCACGGCATCGAGCCAACCGTGAGCGACGGCAACGTGTTGCTTCAGGCAACGCTCAGCGACACCGCGGATTCCGATGCGGCCGAGACCACGATTCGCGACCTCCGCTCTGGCCTCCACTCCGACGTGTCTGAGGACATTCTTGTTGGTGGTCCAACGGCAACCGCGGTGGACTCAAACGATGCCTCGATCCACGACCGCAACCTCATCATCCCCGTGGTGCTCGTTGTGATCCTGCTCATTCTCATGGCGCTGCTTCGGGCCGTTGTTGCACCAATCTTGCTGCTTGCGAGCGTTGTGCTGTCCTTTGGAACAGCCCTTGGGGTGTCAGCCCTTGTGTTCAACCACGTCTTCCGATTCCCAGGAGCAGACCCTGCGGTCCCGCTCTATGCCTTCATCTTCTTGGTTGCACTCTCGATCGATTACAACATCTTCCTCATGACACGGGTGCGCGAAGAATCGATTGCGCACGGCACGCGCAACGGCATCCTGAGGGGGCTTTCCGCAACGGGAGGAGTCATCACGTCGGCCGGCGTGGTGTTGGCCGCGACCTTTGCCGCCCTCGGAGTTATCCCCATCCTGTTCTTGGCGCAGATCGCGTTTATCGTCGCATTTGGGGTGCTCCTCGATACCGTTGTTGTGAGGTCGCTGCTCATCCCCGCCCTCACGTACGACATCGGCCCCAAGATCTGGTGGCCCTCAAAACTCGCTCACGAGTCCCGTGAGCGTCAGCCGGCCGCCAGCGTGCCGGCATCCACCAACCACGGCTAG
- a CDS encoding isochorismatase family protein, with the protein MRRALLIVDVQNDFAEGGALAVTGGSAVAAGITRLLEAHGDDYSLIVASRDWHTAGSLNGGHFAAGDATPNYSETWPVHCVAGTTGAEYHPLLDANRVTVHIEKGQGIPAYSAFEGHTRDGSDLAAILTTNDITDIDIVGLATDYCVRASALDAAAVGLSVRVFLDLVAGVAPASSAQAFVDLQAANVRVEESAA; encoded by the coding sequence ATGCGTCGCGCGCTGCTGATCGTTGATGTGCAAAACGACTTTGCCGAGGGCGGCGCCCTTGCCGTCACGGGAGGTTCAGCCGTTGCCGCAGGTATCACGAGGCTGCTCGAGGCACATGGCGATGACTACTCGCTCATCGTCGCTTCCAGGGACTGGCACACCGCAGGCTCGCTCAACGGGGGACATTTTGCTGCGGGCGACGCCACCCCGAATTACTCAGAGACGTGGCCGGTGCACTGCGTGGCAGGCACAACGGGCGCTGAGTATCACCCGCTTCTTGACGCGAATCGTGTCACCGTTCATATCGAAAAAGGCCAGGGTATCCCCGCCTATTCGGCCTTTGAAGGGCACACCCGCGATGGCTCCGACCTCGCGGCGATCCTCACCACAAACGACATCACCGATATCGACATTGTTGGCCTCGCAACCGACTACTGTGTCCGGGCCTCGGCCCTCGACGCCGCTGCCGTAGGGCTGAGCGTCCGAGTGTTTCTTGATCTTGTTGCGGGGGTGGCGCCTGCCTCAAGCGCGCAGGCGTTTGTGGATTTGCAGGCCGCGAATGTCCGTGTTGAGGAGTCGGCAGCGTGA
- a CDS encoding magnesium and cobalt transport protein CorA, with the protein MTLMINSIYIDGELQPQSPTLEDTYARLHSDGGIAYIALHEPPEAELKSVAHEFGLHELAVEDALRGHQRAKLERYGDTLFAVLRPAAYLDAEETVEFGEIHVFVGPNFFISIVQVEPRDDTIISRSLERIKRKPELFAMGPQALLYALFDSVVDAYSPVVDGLEQDIDQIEEQLFAGNSEVSRRIYELFSEVVEFQRSTRPLVYMLEALLKGADKYGVPVELQRRFRDVRDHVIRIVERSDSFRTLLQNALTVNSTLVAQQQNDDMKRISAWAAIFFAPTLIGSIYGMNFDIMPELHWEWGYAGAVGGMVLLAVFLYFAFRRRKWL; encoded by the coding sequence ATGACCCTCATGATTAACAGCATCTACATCGACGGCGAGCTGCAGCCACAATCACCAACACTTGAAGACACCTATGCGCGTCTGCACAGCGACGGAGGCATCGCGTACATCGCCCTGCATGAGCCTCCGGAAGCTGAGCTCAAGTCGGTTGCCCACGAGTTTGGGCTACACGAGCTGGCCGTTGAGGATGCCCTCCGCGGCCACCAGCGCGCAAAGCTCGAACGCTACGGAGACACCCTGTTCGCGGTGCTCCGCCCTGCCGCCTACCTTGATGCCGAGGAGACCGTTGAGTTCGGCGAAATCCACGTCTTTGTTGGGCCTAATTTTTTCATCAGCATTGTGCAGGTTGAGCCACGCGATGACACAATCATCTCGCGCAGCCTCGAACGCATCAAGCGCAAGCCTGAGCTCTTCGCGATGGGCCCGCAGGCCCTGCTCTATGCGCTTTTCGACTCGGTTGTTGATGCTTACTCCCCCGTCGTTGACGGGCTTGAGCAAGATATCGACCAAATCGAAGAACAGCTGTTTGCCGGCAACTCAGAGGTCTCGCGGCGCATCTACGAGTTGTTCAGCGAGGTTGTCGAGTTTCAGCGCTCCACCCGCCCGCTCGTCTACATGCTCGAAGCGCTTCTCAAGGGGGCAGATAAATACGGTGTACCTGTTGAGCTGCAGCGCAGGTTCAGGGATGTTCGGGACCACGTTATCCGCATCGTTGAGCGCTCCGACTCGTTCAGGACACTGCTGCAGAACGCGCTGACGGTGAACTCAACGCTTGTTGCGCAGCAGCAGAATGACGACATGAAACGCATCTCAGCTTGGGCCGCAATTTTCTTCGCGCCAACGCTCATCGGTTCGATCTACGGCATGAACTTCGACATCATGCCTGAACTGCATTGGGAGTGGGGCTATGCGGGGGCCGTCGGAGGAATGGTGCTGCTCGCGGTCTTCCTCTACTTCGCCTTCCGCCGCCGCAAGTGGCTGTGA
- a CDS encoding suppressor of fused domain protein, with translation MSFLNRRRQQANDRASASGRDASSEHAIDLSPGQDLFPGHVFDALGVDPVPFGEPIGGAVRVVEKRLANGLVTLMTSGASRLPTDSGERVELAVEVIDGQQGAARVALAIVCDDIATNRRVPPVNTPWRNPQPFLDGTRISAIMATSSRWGVAFDEVRSADGQLCGHVRTLRLLTDAEATFAAQNGWELLVDAAGSVDALLDVSREDTVAGRTVAADTPVIITKLHAEHPPRWVTFTGTMLESVTGLESDAYMDESANHEIWSTNEFVARFPQVARFTRDAQPGQTALFTDNSGSYTIEEH, from the coding sequence ATGAGTTTTCTGAATCGGCGGCGTCAGCAGGCAAACGACCGGGCAAGTGCGTCTGGGCGCGACGCATCCAGTGAACATGCTATTGACCTGTCGCCTGGGCAAGACCTGTTTCCCGGCCACGTTTTTGACGCGCTTGGCGTTGATCCTGTCCCGTTTGGTGAACCTATTGGTGGTGCTGTTCGTGTTGTAGAGAAGCGACTCGCGAACGGGTTGGTGACGCTCATGACGTCGGGAGCATCTCGGCTTCCAACGGATTCTGGTGAGCGGGTAGAGCTTGCCGTCGAGGTAATTGATGGACAACAGGGTGCTGCGCGTGTGGCGCTTGCCATCGTATGCGATGACATCGCCACCAACCGTCGGGTACCACCGGTAAACACGCCCTGGCGTAACCCCCAGCCATTTCTTGACGGGACGCGAATCTCGGCAATCATGGCAACCTCCTCACGCTGGGGTGTCGCATTTGACGAGGTGCGTTCTGCCGATGGGCAGCTTTGCGGCCATGTACGAACGCTGCGGCTCCTCACCGATGCGGAGGCGACGTTTGCTGCGCAGAACGGTTGGGAACTTCTGGTTGATGCTGCGGGTTCGGTCGACGCGTTGCTCGACGTTTCAAGAGAGGACACGGTTGCCGGCAGAACGGTCGCCGCCGATACCCCCGTCATCATTACGAAGTTACACGCCGAGCACCCACCTCGTTGGGTCACGTTCACTGGCACCATGCTGGAGTCCGTTACCGGTTTGGAATCCGATGCCTACATGGACGAATCCGCGAACCACGAGATATGGTCAACCAACGAATTTGTCGCACGTTTCCCGCAGGTTGCACGGTTTACGCGGGATGCGCAGCCAGGGCAAACGGCGCTGTTCACCGACAACTCTGGCTCATACACGATAGAAGAACACTGA